A genomic region of Pseudopipra pipra isolate bDixPip1 chromosome W, bDixPip1.hap1, whole genome shotgun sequence contains the following coding sequences:
- the LOC135405788 gene encoding zinc finger protein 239-like, with the protein LLLPAPGPEVRPESAEDKSRRQSLVGEAVLKGSPAQEGSGEEKGRRCPRRRGSKASPGGCEEERANVCREGGRSLRRSCELVVPEQPPSREKPFSCLECRKSFSRSTDHLSHQNIHSGERPYTCGECGKSFKRSSHLFGHQVIHSRERLYTCGECGKSFKRSSHLLRHQMIHSGERPYTCGECGKSFRHSSTLRTHRRIHSGEQPYTCGECGKSFKRSSHLLNHQHIHSGERPYTCGECGKSFRHSSTLRTHRRIHSGEQPYTCGECGKSFKRSSRLLSHQMIHSGERPYMCEECGKSFTQSSNLLRHQMIHSGEGPTRVQSVGRASGTAPAFANTVASTPGNGPTSAWNVGRASAQAPSCS; encoded by the coding sequence ttgttgcttcctgccccaggccccgaggtgaggccggagagcgcggaggacaaatcccggcggcagagcctggtgggagaggccgttttgaagggctccccggcgcaggaaggcagtggggaggaaaagggccggagatgcccccgcaggaggggctccaaagccagcccagggggctgtgaggaggaaagagccaacgtgtgccgggaaggcggccggagcttgaggcggagctgcgagctggtggtccctgagcagcctcccagcagggaaaagcccttcagctGCTTGGAATGtaggaagagcttcagcaggaGCACTGACCACCTCAGCCACCAgaacatccacagtggggaacggccctacacgtgtggggagtgtgggaagagcttcaaacgGAGCTCACACCTGTTCGGACACCAGGTGATCCATAGTAGAGAAAGGCtctacacgtgtggggagtgtgggaagagcttcaaacggagctcccacctgctccgacaccagatgatccacagcggggaacggccctacacgtgtggggagtgtgggaaaagcttcaggcaCAGCTCCACACTCCGAacccaccgtcgcatccacagtggggaacagccctacacctgtggggagtgtgggaagagcttcaaacggagctcccacctcctcaaccaccagcacatccacagtggggaacggccctacacgtgtggggagtgtgggaaaagcttcaggcacagctccaccctccgcacccaccgtcgcatccacagtggggaacagccctacacgtgtggggagtgtgggaagagcttcaaacgGAGCTCCCgcctcctcagccaccagatgatccacagtggggaaaggccctacatgtgtgaggaatgtgggaagagcttcactcagagctccaacctgctccgacaccagatgatccacagtggggaaggccctacacgtgtgcagagtgtgggaagagcttcagggacagctccagcctttgcaaacaccgttgcatccacaccagggaatggccctacaagtgcttggaatgtgggaagagcttcagcacaagcaccaagctgctca
- the LOC135405968 gene encoding class II histocompatibility antigen, B-L beta chain-like gives MERVRGAGAVLAVLVVLGAPPAAGEELSGVFQWMGKQECHFINGTEQVRFLERHFYNREQLLHFDSDVGVYVGDTPFGEIQARDYNSHQMPPDTVRSKILVGVGGFVLGLVFLVLGLGFYLREKSS, from the exons atggagcgtgtgcggggagctggggccgtgctggcggtgctggtggtgctgggagcccccccggctgcgggcgaggagctgtcgg gggtgttccAGTGGATGGGAAAACAGGAGTGTCATTTCATCAATGGCACCGAACAGGTGAGGTTCCTGGAGAGGCACTTCTACAaccgggagcagctcctgcacttcgACAGCGATGTGGGGGTCTATGTGGGGGACACCCCATTTGGGGAGATCCAGGCCAGAGACTACAACAGCCACC agatgccaccggacaccgtccgcagcaagatcctggtgggggtcgggggcttcgtcttgggcttggtcttcctggtgctggggctcggcttctacctgcgggagaag agctcctga
- the LOC135405969 gene encoding class II histocompatibility antigen, B-L beta chain-like has translation MERVRGAGAVLAVLVVLGAPPAAGEELSGVFQHMAKCECYFINGTEQVRFVQRFVYNREQFMHFDSDVGVFVGDTPYGEILARYGNRNQGWMEYIRARVDRHCRHNYKLFSSFSVERRVPPQPTPFSPSLFPVPPTANPVPPSAIKIPTNVLQALSPHSQCPPSHPTVSPIPASAPSVSISLVPSSSQPGPGRLLCSVMDFYPAPVQVRWFQDGQELPEHVVATDVVPNGDWTYQVLVMLEIPPLHGVTYSCQVEHVSLEHPLSRHWEMPPDTVRSKILVGVGGFVLGLVFLALGLGFYLREKSS, from the exons atggagcgtgtgcggggagctggggccgtgctggcggtgctggtggtgctgggagcccccccggctgcgggcgaggagctgtccG GGGTGTTCCAGCACATGGCAAAGTGCGAGTGTTACTTCATCAACGGCACCGAGCAGGTGAGGTTTGTGCAGAGGTTCGTCTACAACCGGGAGCAGTTCATGCACTTTGACAGCGATGTGGGGGTGTTTGTGGGGGACACCCCGTATGGGGAGATCCTGGCCAGGTACGGGAACCGGAACCAAGGATGGATGGAGTACATACGGGCTAGGGTGGACAGGCACTGCCGGCACAACTACAAGCTGTTCAGCTCGTTCAgcgtggagaggagag tgcccccccagccaACCCCGTTCTCCCCCAGtctattcccagtccctcccactgccaacccagtccctcccagtgccatcaAAATCCCTACCAATGTCCTCCAAGCCCTCTCCCCTcattcccagtgccccccaTCACATCCCACTgtctcccccatccctgccagtgcccccagcgtgtccatctcgctggtgccgtcgagctcccagcccggccccggccgcctgctctgctccgtgatggatttctaccctgcgccggtgcaggtgaggtggttccaggatgggcaggagctgccggagCACGTGGTGGCCACTGACGTGGTCCCCAACGGGGACTGGACCTACCAGGTGCTGGTgatgctggaaatccccccccTGCACGgggtcacctacagctgccaggtggagcacgtcagcctggagcaccccctcagccggcactggg agatgccaccggacaccgtccgcagcaagatcctggtgggggtcgggggcttcgtcttgggcttggtcttcctggcgctggggctcggcttctacctgcgggagaag agctcctga